In Terriglobus sp. TAA 43, a single window of DNA contains:
- a CDS encoding LysR family transcriptional regulator produces MDTDLELKHLRSFVAVAEELHFGRAAQKLYLAQPALSQQIRRMEEIVGSPLFTRTSRSVSLTSAGKVLLERAHRTLRNVRLDLEETRSIARGESGRLNVGFVGSSMLATLPAVFRQYRSAFPLVQIHLHESFTSRVASGLLDGTLDAGILRDSDPQPDLEVETLFTERYLAVLPSKHPRASQRTIHASVLRDEPFVFYSRVAGSVAFDKPLSLCGGAGFRPRVVQEASHWLSIVRLVAAGFGVSIAPACVATIAEKGVVYVPLRGATEVSHVELAFRKGEQRPIVQGFARMARTIGRTKV; encoded by the coding sequence ATGGATACCGATCTGGAGTTAAAGCACCTTCGATCCTTCGTGGCGGTTGCGGAGGAGTTGCATTTTGGACGTGCGGCTCAAAAGCTTTACCTGGCGCAGCCTGCGCTTTCGCAACAGATCCGGCGCATGGAAGAGATTGTGGGATCGCCGCTGTTTACGCGCACTTCGCGGTCCGTGTCACTTACCTCTGCGGGCAAGGTTTTGCTGGAGCGTGCGCATCGGACGCTTCGCAACGTGCGGCTTGACCTGGAGGAGACACGCAGCATTGCTCGCGGTGAAAGTGGGCGTTTGAATGTTGGGTTCGTGGGTTCCAGCATGTTGGCGACGTTGCCTGCCGTGTTTCGACAGTATCGTTCTGCTTTTCCGCTGGTGCAGATTCATCTGCATGAATCGTTTACATCGCGCGTTGCCAGCGGGTTGCTGGACGGAACGCTGGATGCCGGTATTCTGCGCGATAGTGATCCACAGCCTGATCTGGAAGTCGAGACGTTGTTTACGGAACGCTATCTTGCAGTGCTTCCAAGTAAACATCCGCGTGCGAGCCAGCGGACGATTCATGCTTCGGTACTGCGCGATGAACCTTTCGTGTTTTACTCACGCGTTGCGGGAAGCGTTGCTTTCGACAAGCCGCTATCGCTTTGTGGTGGCGCGGGATTTCGCCCTCGTGTGGTGCAGGAGGCTTCACATTGGCTGAGCATTGTGCGGCTGGTGGCGGCGGGATTTGGAGTTTCTATTGCACCGGCTTGCGTAGCAACCATTGCGGAGAAAGGTGTGGTGTATGTTCCACTGCGTGGCGCTACTGAGGTGAGTCATGTAGAGCTTGCGTTTCGTAAGGGTGAGCAGCGGCCTATTGTGCAGGGCTTTGCGCGTATGGCTCGCACTATTGGCAGAACTAAGGTCTAA
- a CDS encoding PaaI family thioesterase, which produces MAVLAASPQNVLTKSPGCYVCGPKNPAGLGIRFGHTAPFTAEARTIARREHEGWNGILHGGITFTLMDEALGWCLHFEGIQAVTAKVETRFLRPVPTDAVLCVRAWVTQDRGRVVYASAEVTSGDRETVFAEATATMMRARPGAEKKQ; this is translated from the coding sequence ATGGCAGTACTGGCAGCGTCACCACAAAACGTCCTTACAAAAAGCCCAGGATGCTACGTATGCGGCCCCAAAAATCCCGCAGGACTCGGCATCCGTTTCGGCCACACCGCACCTTTCACGGCAGAGGCACGCACCATTGCGCGTCGAGAACACGAAGGCTGGAACGGCATCCTACATGGCGGCATCACATTCACGCTGATGGATGAAGCGCTGGGATGGTGCCTGCACTTTGAGGGGATACAGGCCGTAACGGCAAAGGTTGAAACACGTTTCCTCCGCCCTGTACCAACAGATGCAGTGCTGTGTGTCCGTGCGTGGGTAACACAGGATCGCGGACGCGTGGTGTACGCAAGTGCAGAAGTAACGTCAGGGGACAGGGAAACGGTCTTTGCCGAAGCAACGGCAACCATGATGCGCGCACGACCTGGCGCGGAGAAGAAACAATGA
- a CDS encoding GNAT family N-acetyltransferase yields the protein MTNLTMRPMQSQSDADAFRALNEAWITKLFRLEEKDRTTLNDPYNTILAKGGQVYVAELDGRIVGTAAWVRYAEGIYELSKMAVDSTVRGQGIGRKLLLYMIDQARSLGARTVFLGSSKKLQNAVHLYEAVGFHHVPPSELPEMKYDRADVFMKMEMAPLSGA from the coding sequence ATGACAAATCTAACCATGCGTCCCATGCAATCGCAGTCGGATGCCGATGCATTCCGCGCCCTGAACGAGGCATGGATCACAAAACTGTTTCGCTTGGAAGAAAAAGACCGCACCACACTTAACGATCCCTACAACACCATCCTAGCCAAAGGTGGCCAGGTATACGTCGCGGAGCTCGACGGTCGCATCGTCGGAACTGCTGCGTGGGTTCGTTACGCCGAGGGCATCTACGAGCTCTCAAAGATGGCGGTGGACAGCACAGTCCGCGGGCAGGGCATCGGAAGAAAGCTATTGCTTTACATGATCGATCAGGCACGCTCTCTCGGCGCGCGCACGGTGTTTCTTGGCAGCAGCAAGAAGCTGCAAAATGCCGTGCACCTCTACGAAGCCGTGGGCTTTCACCACGTCCCTCCTTCTGAGCTGCCGGAGATGAAGTACGACCGCGCCGACGTTTTTATGAAGATGGAGATGGCGCCACTTTCCGGCGCTTAA
- the priA gene encoding primosomal protein N': MSFFVDVALPVPLDRSFTYRVDGEAPAIGARVLVPFSGQRLMGVILRVHSQEPEGEFEVKPVQQVLDDASLLPDDLLRLAEWIAQYYVAPLGEVLRGMLPLTAEIRRVFLYRIAEQGRRVLYEGAEKGSSRRSKLSTEEQNREYAVLNALESGNALKLAQLRSATGAGKALLEGMVRKRWLSREVEADERDARRTERVAVLVEDARLPKLNDNQMRILAELTAVGGRMPVRHLRDLPVPDSTLTTLVRRGLVVIEDEPLAFHLGGVHAEGKKHAHEHALNETQMEALASIAASLAEGSFKPHLLYGVTGSGKTAVYFAAMQRVLATGKAALLLVPEIGLTPAMAGQMYAAFGDEVALLHSQLSPDERAEQWHRIRRGEARVVVGTRSAVFAPVPSLGLIIVDEEHDSSYKQEETPRYHGRDVAVMRAKLLDIPVILGSATPSLESWNNAQTGRYTLLKMEQRVANRPLPEVELVDMRAEFQQTGAEHLFSRRLIEETQATLDRGEQAIILLNRRGYSYVVMCRSCGEKIECENCAISMTFHKPVHGTDLHAEPGERLECHYCGFRRNVPKACPKCSSEHLYYMGAGSQQGEERLQEIFPSARIGRMDRDTVRGRGDMERLLQRLHSGEINLLVGTQMIAKGHDIHGVTTVGVVGCDHALGMPDFRAAERVFQLLTQVSGRAGRGEKPGRVLVQSYHVDHYAVRCAAAHDYEGFVRREMQFRRPFFYPPFGVLTNVLIQSQDMGEAMRWSGELGRWFNTASVPGVRMLGPAAAPVSRLKRIYRYHLLLKAQRRSDLQAGLRNMLRHAEHKGIPRNAILVDVDAISLM, translated from the coding sequence GTGTCTTTCTTCGTAGACGTCGCCTTGCCTGTTCCGTTAGACCGATCATTTACATATCGGGTCGACGGCGAGGCGCCTGCCATCGGCGCGCGCGTCCTCGTGCCCTTCAGCGGACAACGGCTGATGGGCGTGATTCTGCGCGTGCATTCGCAGGAACCCGAAGGTGAATTTGAGGTTAAACCGGTACAGCAGGTGCTGGACGACGCCTCGCTCCTGCCCGACGACCTTCTGCGCCTTGCGGAATGGATCGCGCAGTACTACGTCGCCCCGCTGGGCGAGGTCCTGCGCGGCATGCTGCCCCTCACCGCGGAAATCCGTCGTGTGTTTCTCTATCGGATTGCCGAACAGGGCCGCCGGGTTCTGTATGAGGGCGCAGAAAAAGGTTCGTCGCGCCGCTCAAAGCTGTCGACGGAAGAGCAAAACCGCGAATACGCCGTGCTCAACGCGCTGGAAAGCGGCAACGCACTGAAGCTCGCGCAACTTCGTTCCGCCACAGGAGCAGGGAAGGCGCTGCTGGAAGGCATGGTCCGCAAGCGCTGGCTCTCACGCGAAGTCGAGGCCGACGAACGTGATGCACGCCGCACCGAACGTGTCGCCGTCCTCGTGGAAGACGCACGCCTGCCCAAACTGAACGACAACCAGATGCGCATCCTCGCGGAACTCACTGCAGTCGGCGGCCGCATGCCGGTGCGTCATCTGCGCGACCTTCCCGTGCCCGATTCCACGTTGACCACACTCGTGCGCCGCGGTCTGGTCGTCATTGAAGACGAGCCACTCGCATTCCATCTCGGCGGCGTGCATGCAGAGGGCAAGAAACACGCACACGAACACGCACTGAACGAAACGCAGATGGAAGCCCTCGCGTCCATCGCGGCATCACTAGCAGAAGGCAGCTTCAAGCCGCATCTGCTCTACGGTGTCACTGGTAGCGGCAAAACAGCGGTGTACTTCGCAGCCATGCAACGAGTCCTTGCCACCGGTAAGGCCGCCTTGTTACTGGTGCCTGAGATAGGCCTCACGCCCGCCATGGCAGGGCAGATGTACGCAGCCTTCGGTGACGAAGTAGCTCTGCTCCACTCGCAGCTTTCACCTGACGAACGCGCCGAACAGTGGCACCGCATCCGCCGTGGCGAAGCTCGCGTCGTTGTCGGCACCCGTTCGGCAGTCTTTGCACCCGTGCCATCACTCGGCCTCATCATCGTTGATGAAGAGCACGACTCCAGCTACAAGCAGGAAGAAACACCGCGCTATCACGGTCGCGACGTAGCCGTCATGCGCGCCAAGCTGCTCGACATCCCGGTCATCCTCGGCTCAGCCACACCATCATTAGAAAGCTGGAACAACGCGCAAACAGGCCGCTACACATTGCTGAAGATGGAACAGCGCGTGGCCAATCGCCCCTTGCCCGAGGTCGAACTCGTCGACATGCGCGCAGAGTTCCAGCAAACGGGCGCAGAACATCTCTTCAGCCGCCGCCTCATCGAAGAGACACAGGCCACACTCGACCGCGGTGAACAGGCCATCATCCTGCTCAACCGTCGCGGCTACAGCTACGTGGTCATGTGCCGTTCCTGCGGCGAAAAGATCGAGTGCGAAAACTGCGCCATCTCCATGACGTTCCACAAACCGGTACACGGCACGGACCTCCACGCAGAACCCGGCGAGCGCCTCGAATGTCACTACTGCGGCTTCCGTCGCAACGTGCCGAAAGCCTGCCCCAAATGCTCCAGCGAGCACCTCTACTACATGGGAGCCGGCTCACAGCAGGGCGAGGAACGCTTGCAGGAGATCTTTCCCTCCGCGCGCATCGGCCGTATGGACCGCGATACCGTACGCGGGCGCGGCGACATGGAGCGTCTGCTTCAACGCCTCCACTCCGGCGAAATCAACCTGCTCGTAGGCACGCAAATGATCGCCAAGGGGCACGACATCCACGGCGTTACCACCGTCGGCGTCGTAGGTTGCGATCACGCGCTCGGTATGCCGGACTTCCGTGCCGCAGAGCGTGTCTTCCAGCTACTCACCCAGGTCAGTGGCCGCGCCGGTCGTGGCGAAAAGCCAGGCCGGGTCCTGGTGCAGAGTTATCACGTGGATCACTACGCAGTCCGCTGCGCCGCCGCGCATGACTACGAAGGCTTCGTGCGCCGCGAAATGCAGTTCCGCCGCCCATTCTTCTACCCGCCCTTCGGCGTCCTGACCAACGTCTTGATCCAGTCGCAGGATATGGGCGAAGCCATGCGGTGGAGCGGGGAACTTGGCCGCTGGTTCAACACCGCATCCGTTCCGGGCGTCCGCATGCTTGGCCCAGCGGCAGCGCCGGTCTCGCGCCTGAAACGCATCTACCGCTACCACCTGCTGCTGAAGGCACAACGACGCAGCGACCTGCAGGCAGGTCTGCGCAACATGTTGCGTCATGCGGAACACAAGGGCATCCCGCGCAACGCCATCCTTGTCGATGTCGATGCGATCAGTTTGATGTGA
- a CDS encoding HU family DNA-binding protein, whose translation MIKQDLIQRVVDRTGLPRTRAEQAVEDILKGVKKALTAGDRIELRGFGVFTVKPRKTGIGRNPRTGTEVDIEPGRAVRFKPGKDLQELDKPLAAKAE comes from the coding sequence GTGATCAAGCAGGACCTGATTCAGCGAGTCGTGGACCGTACCGGTCTGCCGAGAACACGTGCCGAACAGGCCGTGGAAGACATTTTGAAGGGCGTGAAAAAAGCGCTTACCGCTGGTGACCGCATCGAACTGCGCGGATTCGGCGTCTTCACAGTGAAGCCTCGGAAAACCGGTATCGGCCGTAATCCACGCACTGGAACCGAAGTGGACATTGAGCCCGGACGCGCCGTGCGATTCAAGCCTGGCAAAGATCTGCAGGAATTGGATAAGCCACTGGCAGCAAAGGCCGAGTAG
- the dcd gene encoding dCTP deaminase: MSIKSDKWIREQATKHGMIEPFSEKQVSKGCISYGLSSYGYDLRVSNEFKIFTNVNSAIIDPKAFDERSFVTVEADSVIVPPNSFALARSIEYFRIPRDVLTICVGKSTYARCGIIVNVTPFEPEWEGYVTLEISNTTPLPAKVYANEGLCQILFFQSDEVCETSYADRSGKYQGQQGIVLPKL; this comes from the coding sequence ATGTCGATTAAAAGCGATAAGTGGATCCGGGAGCAGGCAACAAAGCATGGCATGATTGAGCCGTTCAGCGAGAAGCAGGTGAGCAAAGGCTGCATCTCCTATGGGCTCTCGTCCTATGGCTACGACCTGCGGGTCTCCAATGAGTTCAAGATCTTCACCAATGTGAATAGCGCCATCATTGACCCCAAGGCATTCGACGAACGTTCCTTCGTCACAGTCGAGGCTGATAGCGTTATCGTTCCCCCAAATTCTTTCGCTCTTGCCCGCTCGATCGAATACTTCCGCATCCCGCGCGACGTCCTCACGATCTGCGTCGGCAAATCCACGTATGCGCGCTGCGGCATCATCGTGAACGTCACGCCGTTTGAGCCAGAGTGGGAAGGCTACGTCACCCTCGAAATTTCCAACACAACGCCACTTCCCGCGAAGGTTTACGCAAACGAAGGCCTCTGCCAGATTCTCTTTTTCCAATCGGACGAAGTTTGTGAAACCAGCTATGCGGACCGTTCCGGCAAGTACCAGGGGCAGCAGGGAATCGTGCTGCCGAAACTGTGA
- a CDS encoding response regulator transcription factor — MNTSDQSAGGRLRIGVVSSDALRIEGLRAILEGTCDIVPMTAPETLRDNELAMVLIDVPEDDLPALMSTLRRARPGLRLMVLGTRSDPGFIQKVVAGGAKGYLLHTANQREITMAVEVVADGSIWAPRKVLASLIDTIAPTEGRAPELRLTPREQEVIELLIAGRANREIAATLGVETKTVKSHVGRLLQKFGVPNRVALTVRALEMQIGKEL; from the coding sequence GTGAATACTTCAGACCAATCGGCAGGCGGGCGACTGCGGATTGGTGTGGTCAGTAGCGATGCCCTGCGCATTGAGGGCCTCCGCGCGATCCTGGAGGGGACCTGCGATATCGTCCCCATGACGGCGCCGGAGACCCTCCGCGACAACGAACTGGCAATGGTCCTGATCGACGTTCCCGAGGATGATCTCCCCGCCCTCATGTCCACCCTACGACGGGCGCGCCCTGGCCTTCGCTTGATGGTGCTTGGCACACGAAGCGACCCCGGATTCATTCAAAAAGTCGTTGCTGGTGGCGCCAAAGGATATCTCCTCCATACCGCCAACCAGAGAGAAATCACCATGGCCGTAGAGGTTGTGGCCGACGGCTCCATCTGGGCTCCCCGCAAAGTTCTTGCCAGCCTGATCGACACGATCGCGCCGACGGAAGGCAGGGCGCCGGAGCTGCGGCTGACTCCTCGCGAACAGGAAGTGATCGAGCTTCTCATCGCGGGCCGTGCGAATCGCGAGATCGCTGCCACGCTCGGCGTTGAGACCAAGACCGTCAAAAGTCACGTAGGTCGTCTGTTGCAGAAGTTCGGCGTTCCCAATCGCGTCGCTCTCACGGTACGTGCCTTGGAAATGCAGATCGGCAAAGAGCTCTAA
- a CDS encoding lipid-binding SYLF domain-containing protein, whose product MCSAMVLAVTIPAMAADKAKLDERLTDSQNIINEIMATPDKSIPSSILGGASCVVVIPAYKKGAFIVGAQYGQGVATCRTGHGWSAPVFVQLTGGSVGFQIGGQSTDLVLVAMNQNGLQHMLANKFKIGADAAASAGPVGRNAQAGTDWKLNAEFLTYSRSKGLFAGINLDGTVLSQNLDDTREYYGTATPFKAILGGNIPTPPDARPFVGTVAKYFVATHNK is encoded by the coding sequence ATGTGTTCGGCAATGGTGCTTGCTGTAACCATTCCGGCTATGGCTGCCGACAAGGCGAAGCTCGATGAGCGTCTAACTGACTCCCAGAACATCATTAACGAAATTATGGCGACTCCGGACAAGTCCATTCCGAGCTCCATTCTCGGCGGCGCAAGCTGTGTTGTGGTGATTCCTGCTTACAAAAAGGGCGCATTCATTGTTGGCGCGCAGTACGGCCAGGGTGTGGCCACTTGCCGCACGGGCCATGGTTGGAGCGCTCCGGTATTTGTGCAGCTTACAGGCGGTAGCGTGGGCTTCCAGATCGGCGGCCAGTCTACCGATCTAGTGCTAGTTGCCATGAACCAGAATGGTCTGCAGCACATGCTGGCGAACAAGTTCAAGATTGGCGCGGACGCCGCTGCATCTGCCGGCCCAGTGGGTCGCAACGCTCAGGCGGGTACCGACTGGAAGCTCAACGCGGAGTTCCTGACCTACTCGCGTTCCAAGGGCCTTTTCGCCGGAATCAACCTCGATGGAACCGTGCTCTCGCAGAATCTGGATGACACTCGCGAGTATTACGGTACGGCGACTCCGTTCAAGGCAATTCTCGGCGGCAACATCCCCACCCCGCCGGATGCCCGCCCGTTCGTCGGCACCGTCGCAAAGTACTTCGTGGCCACCCACAACAAGTAG
- a CDS encoding VTT domain-containing protein, with product MPIAVTFFEHYAYSILFLWVLLEQLGIPVPSVPLLVAAGTLTATHRIHALPVMGSILLACLLADSLWYYLGIRYGSRVVKLVCRMSLEASTCVKKTESSFSRHGATTLLFAKFIPGLSTVAPPIAGQTGMSFVRFAAYDLMGSAIWASAYVFGGRFFGDFAEKHAMLVHLFTRFGLLLFVLVVLGFVARRIWSQRQFLRDLQNSAITATELKNLMNMAETGDARQPFIVDLRHPLDYLPDPRVLPGALRISPTELEKHCHLLPRDTDVVLYCTCPNDETSATLAKRLQRLGVHRVRPLRGGFEGWRDADLPLVAYDEQKPREAAPELLEAAATA from the coding sequence ATGCCGATTGCGGTTACATTCTTCGAACACTATGCGTACAGCATCCTCTTTCTCTGGGTGCTGCTGGAGCAGCTCGGCATTCCTGTGCCTTCTGTGCCTCTGCTGGTGGCTGCGGGAACACTAACGGCAACACATCGCATTCACGCGCTCCCCGTCATGGGATCCATTCTTCTGGCCTGCCTGCTTGCGGATTCGCTCTGGTATTACCTCGGTATCCGCTACGGTAGCCGGGTGGTCAAACTCGTATGCCGCATGTCGCTCGAGGCATCCACATGCGTTAAGAAGACGGAAAGTTCCTTCAGCCGTCACGGCGCCACCACGCTTCTCTTCGCCAAGTTCATCCCTGGTCTGTCCACAGTAGCGCCTCCCATCGCCGGGCAGACCGGCATGTCGTTTGTGCGGTTCGCTGCCTATGACCTCATGGGATCGGCCATCTGGGCATCGGCATACGTTTTCGGTGGGCGCTTCTTCGGCGACTTCGCAGAGAAGCACGCCATGCTCGTCCATCTGTTCACGCGGTTTGGCCTGCTGCTCTTCGTGCTGGTGGTTCTCGGCTTCGTGGCACGCCGCATCTGGTCGCAGCGTCAGTTTCTGCGTGACCTGCAGAACTCTGCTATCACCGCAACCGAGTTGAAAAACCTCATGAACATGGCGGAAACCGGCGATGCCCGTCAGCCGTTCATCGTAGACCTGCGTCATCCACTGGATTACCTGCCGGACCCACGTGTTCTGCCAGGCGCTCTTCGCATCAGTCCCACAGAGCTTGAAAAGCACTGCCACCTGTTGCCGCGAGACACGGATGTGGTGTTGTACTGCACCTGTCCCAACGACGAAACGTCGGCCACGCTTGCCAAGCGCCTCCAGCGTCTCGGTGTACATCGCGTGCGTCCACTGCGCGGCGGATTCGAAGGCTGGCGTGACGCTGACCTGCCGCTCGTCGCCTACGACGAACAGAAGCCCCGCGAGGCCGCGCCTGAACTCCTCGAAGCCGCTGCCACCGCATAA
- a CDS encoding M1 family metallopeptidase has protein sequence MQHSRAMRRSIIAAAVAFTATLALAQPPEGQQRRPQMPDTGGPSATYDPLKTFAPFQMPQTANAYRSGNGAPGPSYWQNQADYEMHASIDTATQTLSNDETITYTNNSPDTLNSLWLQVEQNTYRLDARARNFAGGSRRAPADQFTEGTVFESVELIANAKGAKPEKATYIVSDTRARIDLATPLARNGQIKIHIKYHYKVPGRWGGRTSVDKSRDGFEIYDIAQWYPRMCVYDDVRGWDTQPYLGNEFYTEFGNYDYYVTVPSNMLVAGSGLLVNEKDVLTKKQQDLLAKARTSDATVVIRSVDEIKDPNSRPKKDGTLTWHYHMDRTRDAVFSASAGFVWDAAKINLPAGKTALSQSFYPAESADPDAWPMVTEYTKDTVENFSRDWYPYPWPVMTNVAGFSSGMEYPAMVFDGIRDKGKGSFVVTAHEVGHTWFPMIVQSNERRDAWMDEGFNTFIDIYESDYYKKGKYAPKRDGEYAPGTDSPADQIAKVIADPQAPTILSRADAIREKYRHPVTYFKSAEGLWLLREDILGHNVFDRAFRKYVSDWAFKHPTPSDFFREMESEGGEDLSYFWHGWYENNWSLDLAAKDVKYTDAADPSKGAKVTIEQNGQLVLPAWVQVKYEDGTDLKIKLPAETWLQKAKYDLALPTTKKIASVTIDPDQRIPDSNRTNNTAKP, from the coding sequence ATGCAGCACTCCCGTGCCATGCGTCGCAGCATCATCGCTGCCGCCGTTGCCTTTACTGCCACACTTGCCCTTGCACAGCCACCCGAAGGCCAGCAGCGCCGCCCGCAAATGCCCGACACTGGCGGTCCTTCTGCTACGTACGATCCGCTGAAAACGTTCGCGCCCTTCCAGATGCCGCAGACGGCGAACGCTTATCGCAGCGGCAATGGCGCGCCCGGACCCAGCTACTGGCAGAACCAGGCCGACTACGAGATGCACGCCAGCATCGACACGGCCACGCAGACGCTCAGCAACGACGAGACCATCACCTACACCAACAACTCGCCGGACACGCTGAACAGCCTGTGGCTGCAGGTCGAACAGAACACCTATCGCCTCGACGCACGCGCCCGTAACTTCGCCGGTGGCAGTCGCCGCGCACCTGCCGATCAGTTCACCGAAGGCACAGTGTTTGAGTCGGTAGAACTCATCGCCAACGCCAAGGGTGCAAAGCCTGAGAAGGCGACATACATCGTCAGCGACACACGCGCCCGCATCGATCTGGCCACGCCGCTCGCTCGCAATGGCCAGATCAAGATCCACATCAAGTACCACTACAAGGTGCCCGGTCGCTGGGGTGGCCGTACTTCGGTCGACAAGTCGCGTGACGGCTTCGAAATCTACGACATCGCGCAGTGGTATCCGCGCATGTGCGTCTATGACGACGTTCGTGGATGGGATACGCAGCCCTACCTCGGCAACGAGTTCTACACCGAGTTTGGCAACTACGACTACTACGTCACCGTGCCATCCAACATGCTCGTCGCGGGAAGCGGCCTCCTCGTCAACGAGAAGGACGTGCTGACGAAGAAGCAGCAGGACCTTCTCGCCAAGGCGCGTACCTCTGACGCAACCGTCGTCATCCGGTCCGTCGACGAGATCAAGGATCCCAACAGCCGCCCGAAGAAAGACGGCACGCTGACATGGCATTACCACATGGACCGCACCCGCGACGCCGTCTTCTCGGCCTCAGCAGGCTTCGTGTGGGACGCTGCAAAGATCAACCTGCCCGCAGGTAAAACAGCTCTCTCGCAGAGCTTCTATCCCGCGGAATCCGCCGACCCTGACGCATGGCCCATGGTGACGGAATACACCAAGGACACGGTCGAAAACTTCTCGCGCGATTGGTACCCGTACCCGTGGCCTGTCATGACCAACGTCGCCGGTTTCTCTTCCGGCATGGAATACCCGGCCATGGTCTTCGACGGTATCCGCGACAAGGGCAAGGGCAGCTTCGTCGTCACCGCGCATGAAGTGGGTCACACATGGTTCCCCATGATCGTGCAGTCCAACGAACGCCGCGACGCATGGATGGACGAAGGCTTCAACACCTTCATTGACATCTACGAGTCGGATTACTACAAGAAGGGCAAGTACGCGCCCAAGCGTGACGGCGAATACGCTCCCGGAACCGACTCACCCGCGGACCAGATCGCCAAGGTCATCGCAGACCCGCAGGCGCCCACCATCCTCTCTCGCGCAGACGCCATCCGCGAGAAGTATCGTCACCCCGTCACTTACTTCAAGTCAGCAGAGGGCCTGTGGCTGCTGCGCGAAGACATCCTTGGCCACAACGTCTTTGATCGTGCCTTCCGCAAGTACGTCAGCGACTGGGCCTTCAAACACCCCACACCATCTGACTTCTTCCGCGAGATGGAATCAGAGGGCGGAGAAGACCTCAGCTACTTCTGGCACGGCTGGTATGAAAACAACTGGTCGCTCGACCTCGCCGCGAAGGACGTAAAGTACACCGACGCAGCCGACCCATCCAAGGGCGCAAAGGTCACCATCGAGCAGAACGGCCAACTCGTTCTACCCGCATGGGTACAGGTCAAATACGAAGACGGTACTGACCTGAAA